Below is a window of Aggregicoccus sp. 17bor-14 DNA.
GTCCCGCCGGACGAGGTGCTCGCGGCGCTGCGCAGCCGCTTCGAGTCCCGCCAGCGCACGGCCGCGGCGGCGCTCGAGAAGCTGCACGCGCCGGCGCAGGACGACCGCATCTACCACCTGAAGACGGCGGCGCAGGTCTTCGAGCGGGCGCGGGCGATGCTCGCGCGCGCAAGGGAGGTGGTGCTCTTCGACCTCTTCCCCGCGCCCTACGACGTGCTGGCCCCCGCGCTGGTGGAAACGAGCGGGCGGCGCGTGGCCATCGCGGGACGCGTCTATGCCGAGGTGCCCGCCGCGCCCTTCATCCAGGTGTGCAGCCCGGACGCGGCCTTCATCCGCGAGCGCTGGCCGGGCGCGCAGCTGACGCTGGTGGTGGACGCGCGCGAGCTCCTCGTGGCGCTGCTCGCCGAGGACGGCGCGCAGGTGCGCCACGCGATGTGGAGCGACAGCGTGTACCTCTCGTGCCTGCAGCACAGCGGGCTCTCCGCCGAGCTGCAGGTGCACGCGCCCCCGGCCGAGCGCGCGAGGCTCGCGAAGACCTTCTCCGTCCTCACCGGCCGCCCGCCGGGGCTGCGCGAGCTCGTCGGGCTTCCCAAGTCCAGGTCCAAGTCAGGAGCGTCCCGATGAAGCGCCTTGCCCTCGTCCTGCTGCTGCTCTTCGTCGCCCTCCCCGGTGCGGCCCATGCCGCGGACCCGGCCGCGGAGCTGCTCGCGCGCCACCTCGCCTGGCGGGGAGGGCCCGCCTACGCGCGGCTGAAGAGCGTGCACCGCCAGGGGCAGCTCTCGCTGGGCGGGCTGAGCGGGAAGCTGGAGACGTGGAGCCTGCGCGACGGGCGGCTGCGCGAGGACACGGACTTGGGCGTTCTGCGCGGCTCGCGCGCCTTCACGCCGAAGTCAGGCTGGAGCGTGAACGCGAGCGGCCAGCTGGAGGACGTGGCGGCCACGGACATGCGCGATGCGCGCCACCAGCTCGCGCTCGAGTTCGGCGAGGCGCTGCGCGGGCACGGCGGAGCCCGGGCGCAGTTGCTGCCGGACGAGCCGCGTGACGGGCGCAGCTGGAAGGTGGTGCGCATCACCTTCTCCGGCCCCGGGGACGAGGACCGCTACGACCTCTTCCTCGACGCGGGCAGCGGCGCGCTGCACGGCGTGCGCATCCGCGAGGACCAGCGCACGCGCTTTGTGCGGCTGGGCGACTGGCGCGAGGTGGAGGGCGTGCGCATGGCCTTCCTCGAGGAGGTGTTCGACGAGCACCCGGACGGCAACACCCGCACGGTGCTGGAGCAGGTGGAGCTGAACGCGCAGCCGCCCGCGGGGCTCTTCGAGCGCCCGAAGGAGGCGGAGCGCAAGGTGCGCTTTGCCGAGGGGCGCCACAGCACGGGCTTCCTGCCCTTCGAGTTCTTCAACGAGAACCGCGTCTACATCCCGGCGAAGGTGAACGGGCGCGACACGCAGGTGCTCCTGGACAGCGGCGCGGAGATGACGGTGGTGGACGCGGGCTACGCGCGCGAGCTGGGGCTCGCGGCGCAGGGCACGCTGCCGGCGGTGGGCAGCGGCGGGCAGGACCGCGCGCAGCTGGCGGCGGGCGTGGACATCCTGCTCGGGGACCTGCAGCTGAAGGGGCTCACGGTGGCGATCATCGACCTGGCGCAGGTGGCGAAGGAGATCGGCCACCCGCTGCCGGTGGTGCTGGGCAAGGAGGCCTTCAACCAGCTCGTGGTGGACGTGGACTTCCCCAACCGGCGCATCGCCTTCCACGAGCCCCGCGGCTTCCAGGCGCCTGCGGGCGCGGTGAAGGTGCCGCTGAAGGAGTCCACGGGCGGGATGCGCGAGGTGCAGATCTCGGTGGAGGGGCGGCCCCCGGTGCCGGTGCTCTTCGACGTGGGCAACGGCGGCGCGCTCTCGCTCTACGCGGCGTACTGGAAGCGCGCGGGCCTGCTCGAGGGGCGGCGCCACTCGCGCACGCTCTCGGGCGCCGTGGGTGGGCTGCAGGAGCGCGACGTGGCGGTGCTCGGCACGGTGAGGCTCGCGGGCGTCACCTTCCACGACGTGCCCACGGTGTTCGACGGCGAGGACCAGTCGGTGTCCAGCTCCTCGCGCAACCTGGGCAACCTCGGGCTGCAGGTGCTGGGGCGCTTCCGGATGATCACCGACTACGCGCGCGACACGATGCTGCTGGTGCCGGACGCGCGCGCGGTGGCGCGCCCCTTCGACAAGGACCGCGCGGGGCTCGCGCTGCTGCCGCACGGCGAGTACCTGGAGGTGCTGCTGGTGTCGCCCGGGAGCCCCGCGGCCGCGGCGGGCTGGAAGAAGGGCGAGCGGGTGGTGGCGATCGACGGCCAGCGCGTGGCGCAGGGCTACAGCGGCACGCCGCTCGCCAAGTGGCGCTACGCCCCCGCGGGGAAGCAGGTGAGCCTCACGCTCGCGGACGGCACCACCCGCTCCCTGACGCTGCAGGACTACTACTGAGCAATGCTCCCTCTCCCTCTGGGAGAGGGCCGGGGTGAGGGATTGCTACCCCAGCAGCCGTGCAACCCTGAGCTGCGCCCGCGCCCAGGAGAAGAGGGAGCACGCCGTCAGCGCAGCATGGCCTCGAGCCGCTGCATCTCGGCGGGCGTGAGCACGGGCGCGAGGTAGTCGATGAGCGCCCAGGGATCGGTGAAGGCACGCCGCGAGGCGTTGTGCGTCTTCTCGATGAGGTCCGCGTACAGCTGCGCGAAGGGGGTGCGCGCGGTGAGCAGGTGGGCGCTGCGCTCGACGCGCGCGTTGTCGCTGCGCAGCAGCCCGAGCACCGCGGGCTGCGCATCGTCGGTGATCCGCTCCACCTTGCGCAGGTCTCCCACGGCGATCACCGGCCCGCGGACGCCCGCGCGCGCGAGCTTCTCCATGAAGCTGGAGCGAAAGGCCACGAACTCGGGGTAGGTGATGAGGCCCTCGCCGCGCGCCTCGACCAGTCGGCCGGCCTGGTGGTCCGCAGTCAGCATCGTCTCTCCGTGCAATGGGGAAGTTTGCGCACGGGAGCCTAGCGCCCGAGGGGCGGTGGGCGCGCGGTGCGCCCGGCGGTGCCGGTGTGGGTGCTCGCTCAGGGGTTGTCGGGGTGGAGTCGGTGCCGACCCACGGTGCGCTCGCGCACGTAGCGCCGGTCCTCGAAGAAGCGCACGAGCACGGCGCCCGCGACGAAGCCGCCCACGTGGGCCCAGAAGGCCACGCCGCTGCTCGCCTCGGGGTCCAGGCTGTTGAGCCGCGGCAGCCCCGAGAGCAGCTGCACGCCGAACCACCAGATGAGCACGAGCCAGGCGGGCAGGGGGATGAAGAAGAAGGGCGGGAAGAACATGCGCACCCGCACGCGCGGGTAGAGCAGCAGGTAGGCCCCCATCACGCCGGAGATGGCGCCCGAGGCGCCCACCGTGGGCACGGGGCTGCCCGGGTCCATCATCACGTGGGTGAACGCGGCCGCGAGCCCGCACACGATGTAGAAGACGAAGAAGCGCACGCGCCCCATGCTGTCCTCGACGTTGTTGCCGAAGACCCAGAGGAAGAGGCAGTTGCCCAGCAGGTGCATCCAGCTGCCGTGCAGGAACATCGAGGTGAGCGGCGTGAGGGTGTTGATGGACTCCCGGTCCACCACGCACGCGAGCCCCGGGCCCAGCGGCACCGCGAGCCCCACCTGCGCCTGGCGCGTCAGCTCGCCGGGCACCATGCCGAGGTTGCACACCGTGGCGGCGAGCACGTTGTCGTCGAAGCCTGCCCCCTGGATGAGCAGCCAGACGCCGACGTTGAGCGCCAGCAGCAGGTAGGTCACCACGGGGGTGCGCAGCGTGGGGTTGTCGTCGCTGATGGGAATCATGGGGCTCCCCCGATGATGCGCACGGGGCGGGCCGCCCCCAATGGCGATGACGCCCGCCTGTACAGCGTGCGACGGCTCGGCCCGCTCCGTCAGCCGCGCGGCCTCGCACCTACCCTCGCGGGATGGCGCCCTCGCTCGTCACCTCGCGGATGCTCCAGCTCCCCTCCCTGCGCGTGCACGTGCTGGAGGCGGGCCCCGCGCGCGGCCCCCTCGTGCTGCTGCTGCACGGCTTTCCCGAGCTCGCGGAGAGCTGGCGCGAGGTGATGCGCCGGCTCGCCGACGCGGGCCTGCGCTGCGTGGCGCCGGACCTGCGCGGCTACGGCGGGACGGACATCCCCGCGGACGGCTACGACCTGGACACGCTCGCGGACGATGCCCTGCAG
It encodes the following:
- a CDS encoding rhomboid family intramembrane serine protease, whose translation is MIPISDDNPTLRTPVVTYLLLALNVGVWLLIQGAGFDDNVLAATVCNLGMVPGELTRQAQVGLAVPLGPGLACVVDRESINTLTPLTSMFLHGSWMHLLGNCLFLWVFGNNVEDSMGRVRFFVFYIVCGLAAAFTHVMMDPGSPVPTVGASGAISGVMGAYLLLYPRVRVRMFFPPFFFIPLPAWLVLIWWFGVQLLSGLPRLNSLDPEASSGVAFWAHVGGFVAGAVLVRFFEDRRYVRERTVGRHRLHPDNP
- a CDS encoding TrmB family transcriptional regulator gives rise to the protein MTAEEELVALGFTESEARVYCELLRGAPATGYRLAQALGKAPPAIYQALAALEQRGAVLVDEGEARSFRPVPPDEVLAALRSRFESRQRTAAAALEKLHAPAQDDRIYHLKTAAQVFERARAMLARAREVVLFDLFPAPYDVLAPALVETSGRRVAIAGRVYAEVPAAPFIQVCSPDAAFIRERWPGAQLTLVVDARELLVALLAEDGAQVRHAMWSDSVYLSCLQHSGLSAELQVHAPPAERARLAKTFSVLTGRPPGLRELVGLPKSRSKSGASR
- a CDS encoding aspartyl protease family protein, yielding MKRLALVLLLLFVALPGAAHAADPAAELLARHLAWRGGPAYARLKSVHRQGQLSLGGLSGKLETWSLRDGRLREDTDLGVLRGSRAFTPKSGWSVNASGQLEDVAATDMRDARHQLALEFGEALRGHGGARAQLLPDEPRDGRSWKVVRITFSGPGDEDRYDLFLDAGSGALHGVRIREDQRTRFVRLGDWREVEGVRMAFLEEVFDEHPDGNTRTVLEQVELNAQPPAGLFERPKEAERKVRFAEGRHSTGFLPFEFFNENRVYIPAKVNGRDTQVLLDSGAEMTVVDAGYARELGLAAQGTLPAVGSGGQDRAQLAAGVDILLGDLQLKGLTVAIIDLAQVAKEIGHPLPVVLGKEAFNQLVVDVDFPNRRIAFHEPRGFQAPAGAVKVPLKESTGGMREVQISVEGRPPVPVLFDVGNGGALSLYAAYWKRAGLLEGRRHSRTLSGAVGGLQERDVAVLGTVRLAGVTFHDVPTVFDGEDQSVSSSSRNLGNLGLQVLGRFRMITDYARDTMLLVPDARAVARPFDKDRAGLALLPHGEYLEVLLVSPGSPAAAAGWKKGERVVAIDGQRVAQGYSGTPLAKWRYAPAGKQVSLTLADGTTRSLTLQDYY